A stretch of the Solanum dulcamara chromosome 6, daSolDulc1.2, whole genome shotgun sequence genome encodes the following:
- the LOC129891086 gene encoding uncharacterized protein LOC129891086: MDPPHSQTQLRNSWRGAKFSWRAVLIFNLGLGAYLFTRPAKKEKKPITRQPITPAETTNPTPPALQNFEPIFAPIPEPVKVPESLSKKQQHSVFGWMLKDKEEGQTSKPRREEDN, from the exons ATGGATCCTCCCCATTCGCAAACACAGTTACGGAATAGCTGGCGTGGTGCCAAATTTAGTTGGCGTGCTGTTCTCATCTTCAATCTTGGCCTCGGAG CTTACCTCTTTACAAGGCCTgctaagaaggaaaaaaaacctATCACTAGACAGCCCATTACTCCAGCTGAGACTACAAATCCCACTCCACCTGctcttcaaaattttgaacccaTCTTTGCTCCTATTCCAGAACCTGTGAAGGTGCCAGAGTCCCTCTCTAAGAAGCAGCAACACAGTGTTTTTGGATGGATGCTAAAAGACAAAGAGGAAGGTCAAACCTCAAAACCgagaagagaagaagataattaa